DNA from Candidatus Omnitrophota bacterium:
AGTATAAAGAAGACGGAAAATAATAGATGAAGAAACCCAAAATAAGAGAACTCATAGAAGCGGTGAAGGCGCTCATAAAAGGGCCTTATACTAACCCCTATCCTTTTAAGCCGCATATCCCGCATAAAAATTTCAGGGGGATGCCCGAATATACAAAAGAGGGTTGTATAGGATGTGTCGCATGCAAATACGTCTGCCCGGCGGACGCGATAGAGGTTATAGACAATCTAAAGAAAAGCCCGCCTATAAGGACAATGGTCTTAAATTATGATATGTGTAATTACTGCGGCAATTGCTCGCTTTGGTGCACCACAAAAGACGAGGATCCACCCGGTGTGCATCATACTACCAAATTCGACGCGGCGTATCTGGACCGTTCCGACAGGGCTTCTGTCACTACGACCTCCGAGAGCGAACTTGCGCTTTGCGAGGTATGCGGCGACATAGTCGCCACATACGCGCACCTCAAATGGATTGCGAGAAGGCTCGATACGCTCGCATATTCAAACCCCACAGTCTATCTCGCCGATTTGAAAGAGATGGGCGTCATAAGCGAAAATCTGATAGCCAATGCAAAAGAATTGACCCGCGCCGACCGCATCAAGATACTTTGCTCCCACTGCCGCCGCAAAACTACCCTTGAAAAATAGCCCGATCTGTAATATAATACCCTGATTATAGCAAGTAAATGTACCCCTGAAAAACGAGGTGAATTATGCTGGCATATTCAAAAGAGATACTGGAAATGGCTGATACCCTGAAGAGGGTCTTGGATTTTATCGAAGCAGGGTTTAACGAGCACAAACTTTCCTCTCTATCAAAGGCGATAGAGGCCGAGAAAAATATAAATATGCTGCAGAATGCTATTATGGATAAAGTCATTATCGATTCCAAGAAAAATGGCATTAGCAAATCCGATCTTGCAACGGTATCCGAGGTAGCTGAGACACTTGAGAGGATAGGAGATGAGTGCGTAAATCTGATAGAGAGGATCGAGATAAAAATAGAAGAAAACCTACTTTTCAGCGAAAAGGGCGTTCAAGAATATATCGAGGTATTCGACGGCGCCAAAAGGTCATTTGATATGGCATGCGGTGTAGTGCGGAATGCCAATAAGGCCGCCGCCGAAACAGTCATCGCAAACGGTTTTCATGTTAAAGAGCTCGTAGAAAAGTACAGGAAGACGCATAACGAGAGGCTTGTAAAAGGCATATGCGACCCCCGCACGTCAAATATGTTTTTCGACATGCTCGACTTCGCCGGGAACATAGCGCGCCATTCCTCAAATGTCGTAAAGGCGCTCTTGCCCTGTTAGAGAACGAAGTTCTGTAACAGGGTTCATCCGTAAAATAGGATAAAGAGAATATGGCAATAAAACCACTTTTATATGAATTAGAATATTTTCCGGATCCTGTTACGGTCTACGGGTTTTTGCGAAACGAGCCGTACAGCTCTTTTCTAGACAGCGCTATG
Protein-coding regions in this window:
- a CDS encoding 4Fe-4S dicluster domain-containing protein, coding for MKKPKIRELIEAVKALIKGPYTNPYPFKPHIPHKNFRGMPEYTKEGCIGCVACKYVCPADAIEVIDNLKKSPPIRTMVLNYDMCNYCGNCSLWCTTKDEDPPGVHHTTKFDAAYLDRSDRASVTTTSESELALCEVCGDIVATYAHLKWIARRLDTLAYSNPTVYLADLKEMGVISENLIANAKELTRADRIKILCSHCRRKTTLEK